The following coding sequences are from one Sesamum indicum cultivar Zhongzhi No. 13 linkage group LG11, S_indicum_v1.0, whole genome shotgun sequence window:
- the LOC105173943 gene encoding uncharacterized protein LOC105173943 isoform X2 — translation MAEAPAVFIGILVLCCWIAVANAEYKIYQDPKQPISKRVKDLLGRMTLEEKIGQMTQIDRLVASEEVMKKYYIGSMLSAGGSGPPPTASPQTWIDMVNGYQKGSLSTRLKIPMLFGIDAVHGNSAVYRATIFPHNVGLGATRDPELVKRIGAATALEVRATGIPYAFAPCIAVCRDPRWGRCYESYSEDPKIVRAMTEIIPGLQGDIPANSRKGVPFLAGQQKVLATAKHYVGDGGTTKGINENNTVASRHDLLRIHMPAYYDSIIKGVGTIMISYSSWNGVKMHANRDLITGFLKNTLRFRGFVISDWQGLDRITSPPHANYTYSIIAGVGAGIDMIMVPYNYTEFIDGLTSLVKNNFIPMSRIDDAVKRILRVKFTIGLFEHPLADYSMTKYLGSQEHRELAREAVRKSLVLLKNGESANKPLIPLPKKASKILVAGTHADNIGNQCGGWTIQLQGQPGNVTVGTTILTAIRNTVHPETKIVFNENPHPGYVKSNEFSYAIIVVGEPPYSLTFGDNTNLTIPDPGPSIITNVCASVKCVVVLITGRPVVIQPYLAQIDALVAAWLPGTEGQGVADVLFGDYGFTGTLPRTWFKTVDQLPMNVGDQHYDPLFPFGYGLITEPVRGN, via the exons ATGGCTGAAGCTCCTGCAGTCTTCATTGGGATTTTGGTGCTGTGTTGCTGGATAGCGGTAGCTAATGCAGAGTACAAGATATACCAAGATCCCAAACAGCCCATAAGTAAGAGAGTTAAGGACTTGTTGGGCAGGATGACTTTGGAGGAAAAGATAGGCCAAATGACACAAATTGATCGACTCGTGGCCTCAGAGGAGGTTATGAAGAAGTATTACATAG GCAGTATGTTGAGTGCTGGAGGTAGTGGTCCACCTCCGACAGCGTCTCCTCAGACGTGGATCGACATGGTGAATGGTTACCAAAAGGGCTCGTTATCGACCCGTCTTAAGATTCCAATGCTGTTTGGGATAGACGCAGTTCATGGAAACAGCGCCGTCTATAGAGCTACAATTTTCCCCCACAATGTTGGTCTTGGAGCTACAAG AGATCCTGAGTTAGTGAAGAGAATTGGAGCTGCAACTGCTCTAGAAGTCAGGGCAACGGGTATTCCCTATGCTTTTGCACCTTGCATTGCG GTTTGCAGGGATCCGAGATGGGGTCGTTGTTATGAAAGTTATAGCGAAGATCCAAAGATTGTTCGAGCAATGACTGAGATCATACCTGGATTACAAGGAGATATACCTGCTAATTCTCGTAAGGGTGTTCCCTTCCTCGCTGGACA GCAAAAGGTTTTAGCTACTGCAAAACACTATGTTGGTGATGGCGGAACCACCAAAGGCATCAATGAGAATAATACAGTGGCAAGCAGGCATGATTTGCTGAGGATTCACATGCCGGCATACTATGACTCAATCATCAAAGGTGTGGGAACGATCATGATCTCCTACTCGAGTTGGAACGGTGTAAAGATGCACGCTAACCGTGATCTCATCACCGGATTCCTGAAAAATACGCTGCGTTTCAGA GGATTTGTCATCTCAGACTGGCAGGGACTTGACAGAATCACATCTCCGCCTCACGCGAACTATACGTATTCAATTATAGCTGGAGTTGGTGCTGGAATTGACATG ATCATGGTTCCATACAACTATACCGAGTTCATCGATGGTCTAACCTCCCTGGTCAAAAATAACTTTATTCCCATGAGCCGCATTGATGATGCAGTGAAAAGGATTTTGAGAGTTAAATTCACAATTGGTCTATTTGAACACCCCTTGGCCGACTATAGCATGACCAAGTACCTGGGAAGTCAG GAACATAGAGAACTGGCAAGGGAAGCAGTAAGAAAATCTCTTGTGCTGCTTAAGAATGGTGAATCTGCAAATAAACCATTGATACCACTTCCTAAGAAGGCATCAAAGATTCTTGTTGCGGGAACCCATGCCGACAACATTGGTAACCAATGTGGTGGTTGGACGATTCAATTGCAGGGCCAGCCCGGCAATGTTACAGTCG GTACCACAATACTGACTGCCATTAGGAATACAGTTCACCCAGAGACAAAAATCGTTTTCAACGAGAACCCACATCCTGGATATGTTAAGTCCAACGAGTTCTCATACGCCATTATCGTGGTTGGAGAACCACCATATTCATTAACATTTGGAGACAACACAAACTTGACGATTCCTGATCCAGGACCAAGTATTATAACAAATGTGTGTGCTTCGGTGAAATGTGTTGTCGTTCTTATAACAGGCCGTCCAGTCGTGATTCAGCCATATCTTGCACAAATAGATGCTCTTGTCGCTGCTTGGCTTCCAGGAACAGAAGGCCAAGGTGTTGCTGATGTTCTGTTTGGTGACTACGGTTTTACCGGCACGCTCCCGCGTACATGGTTCAAGACGGTTGATCAACTCCCTATGAATGTTGGAGATCAACACTATGACCCGCTATTCCCCTTTGGATATGGACTCATCACAGAGCCTGTAAGGGGAAACTAA
- the LOC105173943 gene encoding uncharacterized protein LOC105173943 isoform X3 produces MLSAGGSGPPPTASPQTWIDMVNGYQKGSLSTRLKIPMLFGIDAVHGNSAVYRATIFPHNVGLGATRDPELVKRIGAATALEVRATGIPYAFAPCIAVCRDPRWGRCYESYSEDPKIVRAMTEIIPGLQGDIPANSRKGVPFLAGQQKVLATAKHYVGDGGTTKGINENNTVASRHDLLRIHMPAYYDSIIKGVGTIMISYSSWNGVKMHANRDLITGFLKNTLRFRGFVISDWQGLDRITSPPHANYTYSIIAGVGAGIDMIMVPYNYTEFIDGLTSLVKNNFIPMSRIDDAVKRILRVKFTIGLFEHPLADYSMTKYLGSQEHRELAREAVRKSLVLLKNGESANKPLIPLPKKASKILVAGTHADNIGNQCGGWTIQLQGQPGNVTVGTTILTAIRNTVHPETKIVFNENPHPGYVKSNEFSYAIIVVGEPPYSLTFGDNTNLTIPDPGPSIITNVCASVKCVVVLITGRPVVIQPYLAQIDALVAAWLPGTEGQGVADVLFGDYGFTGTLPRTWFKTVDQLPMNVGDQHYDPLFPFGYGLITEPVRGN; encoded by the exons ATGTTGAGTGCTGGAGGTAGTGGTCCACCTCCGACAGCGTCTCCTCAGACGTGGATCGACATGGTGAATGGTTACCAAAAGGGCTCGTTATCGACCCGTCTTAAGATTCCAATGCTGTTTGGGATAGACGCAGTTCATGGAAACAGCGCCGTCTATAGAGCTACAATTTTCCCCCACAATGTTGGTCTTGGAGCTACAAG AGATCCTGAGTTAGTGAAGAGAATTGGAGCTGCAACTGCTCTAGAAGTCAGGGCAACGGGTATTCCCTATGCTTTTGCACCTTGCATTGCG GTTTGCAGGGATCCGAGATGGGGTCGTTGTTATGAAAGTTATAGCGAAGATCCAAAGATTGTTCGAGCAATGACTGAGATCATACCTGGATTACAAGGAGATATACCTGCTAATTCTCGTAAGGGTGTTCCCTTCCTCGCTGGACA GCAAAAGGTTTTAGCTACTGCAAAACACTATGTTGGTGATGGCGGAACCACCAAAGGCATCAATGAGAATAATACAGTGGCAAGCAGGCATGATTTGCTGAGGATTCACATGCCGGCATACTATGACTCAATCATCAAAGGTGTGGGAACGATCATGATCTCCTACTCGAGTTGGAACGGTGTAAAGATGCACGCTAACCGTGATCTCATCACCGGATTCCTGAAAAATACGCTGCGTTTCAGA GGATTTGTCATCTCAGACTGGCAGGGACTTGACAGAATCACATCTCCGCCTCACGCGAACTATACGTATTCAATTATAGCTGGAGTTGGTGCTGGAATTGACATG ATCATGGTTCCATACAACTATACCGAGTTCATCGATGGTCTAACCTCCCTGGTCAAAAATAACTTTATTCCCATGAGCCGCATTGATGATGCAGTGAAAAGGATTTTGAGAGTTAAATTCACAATTGGTCTATTTGAACACCCCTTGGCCGACTATAGCATGACCAAGTACCTGGGAAGTCAG GAACATAGAGAACTGGCAAGGGAAGCAGTAAGAAAATCTCTTGTGCTGCTTAAGAATGGTGAATCTGCAAATAAACCATTGATACCACTTCCTAAGAAGGCATCAAAGATTCTTGTTGCGGGAACCCATGCCGACAACATTGGTAACCAATGTGGTGGTTGGACGATTCAATTGCAGGGCCAGCCCGGCAATGTTACAGTCG GTACCACAATACTGACTGCCATTAGGAATACAGTTCACCCAGAGACAAAAATCGTTTTCAACGAGAACCCACATCCTGGATATGTTAAGTCCAACGAGTTCTCATACGCCATTATCGTGGTTGGAGAACCACCATATTCATTAACATTTGGAGACAACACAAACTTGACGATTCCTGATCCAGGACCAAGTATTATAACAAATGTGTGTGCTTCGGTGAAATGTGTTGTCGTTCTTATAACAGGCCGTCCAGTCGTGATTCAGCCATATCTTGCACAAATAGATGCTCTTGTCGCTGCTTGGCTTCCAGGAACAGAAGGCCAAGGTGTTGCTGATGTTCTGTTTGGTGACTACGGTTTTACCGGCACGCTCCCGCGTACATGGTTCAAGACGGTTGATCAACTCCCTATGAATGTTGGAGATCAACACTATGACCCGCTATTCCCCTTTGGATATGGACTCATCACAGAGCCTGTAAGGGGAAACTAA
- the LOC105173943 gene encoding uncharacterized protein LOC105173943 isoform X1: protein MAEAPAVFIGILVLCCWIAVANAEYKIYQDPKQPISKRVKDLLGRMTLEEKIGQMTQIDRLVASEEVMKKYYIGSMLSAGGSGPPPTASPQTWIDMVNGYQKGSLSTRLKIPMLFGIDAVHGNSAVYRATIFPHNVGLGATRDPELVKRIGAATALEVRATGIPYAFAPCIAVCRDPRWGRCYESYSEDPKIVRAMTEIIPGLQGDIPANSRKGVPFLAGQQKVLATAKHYVGDGGTTKGINENNTVASRHDLLRIHMPAYYDSIIKGVGTIMISYSSWNGVKMHANRDLITGFLKNTLRFRVNPIFIGNLWLRKDKQNEKSQFVCDSFQGFVISDWQGLDRITSPPHANYTYSIIAGVGAGIDMIMVPYNYTEFIDGLTSLVKNNFIPMSRIDDAVKRILRVKFTIGLFEHPLADYSMTKYLGSQEHRELAREAVRKSLVLLKNGESANKPLIPLPKKASKILVAGTHADNIGNQCGGWTIQLQGQPGNVTVGTTILTAIRNTVHPETKIVFNENPHPGYVKSNEFSYAIIVVGEPPYSLTFGDNTNLTIPDPGPSIITNVCASVKCVVVLITGRPVVIQPYLAQIDALVAAWLPGTEGQGVADVLFGDYGFTGTLPRTWFKTVDQLPMNVGDQHYDPLFPFGYGLITEPVRGN from the exons ATGGCTGAAGCTCCTGCAGTCTTCATTGGGATTTTGGTGCTGTGTTGCTGGATAGCGGTAGCTAATGCAGAGTACAAGATATACCAAGATCCCAAACAGCCCATAAGTAAGAGAGTTAAGGACTTGTTGGGCAGGATGACTTTGGAGGAAAAGATAGGCCAAATGACACAAATTGATCGACTCGTGGCCTCAGAGGAGGTTATGAAGAAGTATTACATAG GCAGTATGTTGAGTGCTGGAGGTAGTGGTCCACCTCCGACAGCGTCTCCTCAGACGTGGATCGACATGGTGAATGGTTACCAAAAGGGCTCGTTATCGACCCGTCTTAAGATTCCAATGCTGTTTGGGATAGACGCAGTTCATGGAAACAGCGCCGTCTATAGAGCTACAATTTTCCCCCACAATGTTGGTCTTGGAGCTACAAG AGATCCTGAGTTAGTGAAGAGAATTGGAGCTGCAACTGCTCTAGAAGTCAGGGCAACGGGTATTCCCTATGCTTTTGCACCTTGCATTGCG GTTTGCAGGGATCCGAGATGGGGTCGTTGTTATGAAAGTTATAGCGAAGATCCAAAGATTGTTCGAGCAATGACTGAGATCATACCTGGATTACAAGGAGATATACCTGCTAATTCTCGTAAGGGTGTTCCCTTCCTCGCTGGACA GCAAAAGGTTTTAGCTACTGCAAAACACTATGTTGGTGATGGCGGAACCACCAAAGGCATCAATGAGAATAATACAGTGGCAAGCAGGCATGATTTGCTGAGGATTCACATGCCGGCATACTATGACTCAATCATCAAAGGTGTGGGAACGATCATGATCTCCTACTCGAGTTGGAACGGTGTAAAGATGCACGCTAACCGTGATCTCATCACCGGATTCCTGAAAAATACGCTGCGTTTCAGAGTAAACCCAATTTTCATTGGAAACTTGTGGCTTAGGAAAGATAAACAGAATGAAAAATCTCAGTTTGTTTGTGATTCATTTCAGGGATTTGTCATCTCAGACTGGCAGGGACTTGACAGAATCACATCTCCGCCTCACGCGAACTATACGTATTCAATTATAGCTGGAGTTGGTGCTGGAATTGACATG ATCATGGTTCCATACAACTATACCGAGTTCATCGATGGTCTAACCTCCCTGGTCAAAAATAACTTTATTCCCATGAGCCGCATTGATGATGCAGTGAAAAGGATTTTGAGAGTTAAATTCACAATTGGTCTATTTGAACACCCCTTGGCCGACTATAGCATGACCAAGTACCTGGGAAGTCAG GAACATAGAGAACTGGCAAGGGAAGCAGTAAGAAAATCTCTTGTGCTGCTTAAGAATGGTGAATCTGCAAATAAACCATTGATACCACTTCCTAAGAAGGCATCAAAGATTCTTGTTGCGGGAACCCATGCCGACAACATTGGTAACCAATGTGGTGGTTGGACGATTCAATTGCAGGGCCAGCCCGGCAATGTTACAGTCG GTACCACAATACTGACTGCCATTAGGAATACAGTTCACCCAGAGACAAAAATCGTTTTCAACGAGAACCCACATCCTGGATATGTTAAGTCCAACGAGTTCTCATACGCCATTATCGTGGTTGGAGAACCACCATATTCATTAACATTTGGAGACAACACAAACTTGACGATTCCTGATCCAGGACCAAGTATTATAACAAATGTGTGTGCTTCGGTGAAATGTGTTGTCGTTCTTATAACAGGCCGTCCAGTCGTGATTCAGCCATATCTTGCACAAATAGATGCTCTTGTCGCTGCTTGGCTTCCAGGAACAGAAGGCCAAGGTGTTGCTGATGTTCTGTTTGGTGACTACGGTTTTACCGGCACGCTCCCGCGTACATGGTTCAAGACGGTTGATCAACTCCCTATGAATGTTGGAGATCAACACTATGACCCGCTATTCCCCTTTGGATATGGACTCATCACAGAGCCTGTAAGGGGAAACTAA